A region of Stigmatopora nigra isolate UIUO_SnigA chromosome 6, RoL_Snig_1.1, whole genome shotgun sequence DNA encodes the following proteins:
- the polq gene encoding DNA polymerase theta isoform X4: protein MSAPGPHLKRKSYMGQHKIKRKKCDEPSDDSEHLPKASHNLSDRNAAMGVKLAESTLPFKKEVIDPVNNVSAVITGQQKKACASTGVEPHITPENAIKQDGKRTSRRANCKDLAQRLLFSEYSTEELQTPQKSSDTESTSASKVTKNPQQAEKSALNVCYCLYFPRNRQGNSVNAGPSHDVSGDYILFSPTHVAAAVKRSKQQQSPQNESASVLTVPSGLQLCTLNDTLTQPGLALHAPDPQSDKLFLSNWGLPKPVLECYHKHRVTHMFDWQAQCLSLGNVLQGGNLVYSAPTSAGKTLVSELLMLKRVLETKRKALFILPFVSVAKEKVHYLQSVFEEAGVRVGGFMGNTSASGGFAAVDVAVCTIEKANSLINRLIEEDSIGLLGMVVVDELHMVGDSGRGYLLELLLTKIRYIAQKRNITGSLSEGVQIVGMSATLPNLSLLAQWLGAELYQTDYRPVPLQEHLKVGCKIYDTSLSVVRQFTPALIIKGDDEHVVSLCYETVRDGHSVLLFCPSKNWCEKLADSIGREFYNLRHTNVSEHERESQPKPVNLDQNGLVDVIAQLSRTPVGLDPILKRAVPWGVAFHHAGLTFDERDVLEGAFRNGLIRVLAATSTLSSGVNLPARRVIIRTPIFNGHLLDPLTYKQMAGRAGRKGVDTIGESVLVCKEAERQKGFSLLRGDVHPIRSCLLQEKGEGVTTSMLRAILEIIVGGVASTPQDVRLYASCSLLAASTKCNSKEESIETCNKGAIEASVEWLMEHEFINVQKVEEKEQYCPTQLGAATLSSSLSPTEALGIFADLQRAMKGFVLENDLHVLYLITPLYAEWTTIDWYQFFCLWEQLSASMKRVAELVGVQESFLARSVGGKLFAKTEKQRRQMAVHKRFFTTLILQDLVKEVPLGVVASKYNCNRGQLQSLQQSAATYAGMVTVFCRRLGWNNMELLLSQYQTRLSFGIQRELVDLVRVSLLTATRARALYAQGLCTIAELARASVADVVKSLRNAVPFKSSKCAVDESEVEAAERRNLRCVWVSGGRALTEQEAANAIVAEAKLLLQADLAQLGIQWDPATLSSDTLAVRSSLEAQTDGDKCQQEKNPRTNLEKSGLKTIQKEINQDFSPRQSDPDISSRSLTAGKNEPIGGSKAGETENTEKMEKSNLRTQKCKTLVQEGAKSQVSNRKETYSSGGPGKSITEELPELVPSPMFQLQKAPEPSRPLLPLPCLRAPSSRLGDNPSVSIKASDIHDSVCLSPAQPGKLKHSRILQKVLHSIQSDKKPKESTGLTSHALNVAEDTPSLPQDIPTIQVEMSDTSLAALPAVLSPDIQWGRVEATEVNGLLSPDLYAEEHQNEEGQQEVQRGELTFGDSFELDTQTVQIIVQPQSVHRESGNGKSPQNLNNNDPTEQIVLQAHMEQKGKDQEGARPGPSLFNISLTASQMEIILDTSHQNDGNSNAAVVLEDPNRSSSFLFESLYDNSSSPKEADPNTSAYEEHISPEAEGLHPLMSTSEKRRSELLVNQEVEKQEAIQWGESSFNLSEWGDSLLGGEHFLARQDLDRSFALVDPEAPLAGENQPELFADNNQNGEDDEHISLPSDDAISKQLHANAAPQSNLYCSPGLQEIFDCWPTMSEQLVQNATLSLKQVPQPYRAQPLEKSPPLVQLRRNCQNQDSTDSEADSFQAEPSEKATERPGSAADLIPPTQETPPVTPRIKLTTKSIQSPRTVLTPIQLALAGKSSKCSSSDLPPGDFPDSLYTVCKSQQHTKTRSSSRLQSPKAQRQNPSPDSRPLRSSAMNMSPGYEGFSVQLSQDASLTSSNSSAFSIIDVSSDKRLFETFIKEWKTKKRYSLALAFETVKNQQDPEGEMRRKHTKAQQELHTANGFPVRGNKEQLLIGLSVCWGAKDAFYISFQQKQKQGLSLSLAPQDLDDSLPIVERLDHVKACLRHLSGGTLITYDIIQVYKKLVLTCGISLEGNVEDPKVACWLVDPSTEERTLANMITVYCPEDIPLLDGLGNLHAHCPRVKAATTSVLVFTVMNHLTTLLDKDGMLDSFRSVEMPSQVCLALLELNGIGFSVEESERQKHVMQAKLAALESQAYELAGHSFSLTSIDDIAEVLYLELHLPPNGDVDASKSKKTLGSTRRGRGRVRLGKQFSTAKDVLEKLRPLHPLPGVILEWRRITNALTKVVFPLQREKQYHNTLAMDRIYPIAQTHTATGRVGFTEPNLQNVPKDFDIDMPTLVGESPPSQDGHRKNERRKTRNLLVPSTTRAPTFSVSMRHAFVPFSGGMILAVDYSQLELRVLAHLSKDRRLLQVLNGGTDVFRCIAAEWKSVDPDNVKDQLRQQAKQICYGIIYGMGAKSLGEQMGVEENDAACYIESFKARYKGINSFLRETVKKCTKDGYVQTLMGRRRYLPGITNTNPHVKAHAERQAVNTTVQGSAADIVKRATINIQRQLRKTYPRAPLSHQHTIPGMKTLTHSGNLCDNHNVPHTASHPRRGAFQGGAYFVLQLHDELIYETTEENLITVAQLVKREMESAVKLYVKLKAKVKAGPSWGNLQDLDI from the exons ATGAGTGCTCCTGGTCCTCATTTAAAGAGAAAATCATACATGGGGCAGCACAAGATCAAAAGGAAAAAGTG TGATGAGCCTTCTGATGACAGTGAACATTTGCCAAAGGCATCCCATAATTTGTCAGACAGAAATGCTGCTATG GGTGTTAAGCTTGCAGAGTCCACACTGCCTTTTAAGAAAGAAGTCATCGACCCTGTAAATAATGTATCAGCAGTTATAACTGGTCAACAGAAGAAGGCATGTGCATCAACAGGTGTTGAACCTCACATCACCCCAGAAAATGCTATCAAACAAGATGGCAAAAGAACATCCAGGAGAGCCAACTGCAAAGATCTTGCTCAGCGGCTTCTATTCAGTGAGTACTCGACAGAGGAATTACAGACGCCTCAGAAGAGCAGCGATACAGAATCAACTTCTGCATCCAAAGTAACAAAAAATCCCCAACAGGCTGAAAAATCTGCTTT AAATGTTTGCTACTGTTTGTATTTTCCTAGGAACAGACAGGGGAATAGCGTAAATGCAGGCCCTTCTCATGATGTTTCTGGGGACTACATTTTGTTCAGTCCCACGCATGTAGCTGCTGCTGTGAAGAGATCCAAACAGCAACAATCACCACAAAATGAATCCGCCTCCGTGCTCACGGTTCCTAGTGGTTTACAGCTCTGTACGCTCAATGACACATTAACTCAGCCAG GCTTGGCCTTGCATGCTCCTGACCCACAGTCCGACAAACTTTTTTTATCCAATTGGGGTTTACCCAAGCCAGTTTTGGAGTGTTACCACAAACACAGAGTAACTCACATGTTTGACTGGCAAGCTCAGTGCCTGAGTCTTGGAAATGTTCTGCAAGGAGGTAACTTGGTCTACTCTG CTCCAACCAGTGCTGGAAAAACTCTAGTGTCCGAGTTGCTGATGCTAAAACGAGTGTTGGAGACGAAAAGAAAAGCTCTCTTTATTTTACCATTTGTTTCTGTAGCCAAAGAGAAAGTGCATTACCTTCAG AGTGTGTTTGAAGAAGCTGGAGTACGTGTGGGTGGATTCATGGGAAACACATCAGCTTCTGGTGGCTTTGCCGCTGTGGATGTAGCGGTTTGCACTATAGAAAAGGCCAACTCTCTCATTAATAGACTAATAGAGGAAGACAGCATCGGTCTATTAG GAATGGTTGTGGTGGATGAATTGCATATGGTTGGAGATTCTGGAAGAGGTTATCTACTTGAACTTCTCTTGACCAAAATTCGCTACATTGCACAGAAGCGCAATATAACTGG GTCTCTTTCTGAGGGAGTGCAGATAGTAGGTATGAGTGCCACTTTGCCCAACTTGTCCCTCCTGGCTCAGTGGTTAGGTGCGGAGCTTTACCAGACGGACTATAGGCCAGTACCCTTACAGGAACATCTTAAAGTAGGCTGCAAAATCTATGACACGAGTCTCTCTGTGGTTCGGCAATTCACTCCAGCACTCATAATAAAG GGTGACGACGAGCATGTCGTCAGTTTGTGTTATGAAACGGTGCGTGATGGCCATTCTGTCTTGCTGTTCTGCCCCTCCAAAAACTGGTGTGAGAAGTTGGCCGATAGTATTGGCAGAGAGTTCTACAACCTCAGACATACAA ATGTTTCAGAACATGAGCGTGAATCACAACCTAAACCAGTGAACTTGGACCAGAATGGACTAGTAGATGTCATTGCCCAGTTGAGTCGGACTCCTGTAGGTTTGGATCCCATTCTGAAGCGTGCTGTGCCCTGGGGAGTGGCCTTCCATCATGCAG GACTTACATTTGATGAACGTGATGTGCTGGAGGGAGCCTTCCGTAATGGCTTGATCAGGGTCTTGGCCGCCACCTCCACCCTCTCGTCAGGGGTCAACCTACCTGCCCGCAGGGTCATTATTCGAACCCCGATCTTCAATGGCCACTTGCTGGACCCCCTCACCTATAAACAGATGGCTGGACGAGCAGGGAGGAAAGGAGTGGACACCATAG GTGAGAGTGTGCTTGTGTGTAAGGAGGCGGAGCGTCAGAAAGGTTTTAGCCTCCTTAGAGGTGATGTTCACCCAATCAGGAGCTGCCTATTGCAAGAGAAGGGAGAAGGTGTCACCACTAGCATGTTGCGAGCCATTTTAGAG ATCATTGTGGGAGGAGTAGCCAGCACACCACAGGATGTGAGATTGTACGCCTCATGTTCACTTCTAGCTGCCAGCACAAAATGTAATAGCAAAGAGGAGTCTATAGAAACGTGCAACAAAGGGGCAATTGAGGCCTCTGTTGAATGGCTTATGGAACATGAATTCATCAATGTTCAAAAAGTTGAAGAAA AGGAGCAGTACTGTCCCACTCAACTGGGTGCTGCCACTCTGTCGTCTTCCCTTTCGCCCACTGAGGCACTGGGAATATTTGCAGATCTGCAGCGGGCCATGAAGGGCTTTGTGCTAGAAAATGATCTCCATGTTCTTTATCTG ATCACACCATTGTATGCGGAGTGGACTACAATAGATTGGTATCAGTTCTTCTGTCTGTGGGAACAGCTGTCGGCATCAATGAAGAGAGTAGCTGAGTTGGTAGGCGTCCAGGAGAGTTTCTTGGCTCGGTCAGTGGGTGGAAAACTCTTTGCCAAGACAGAGAAGCAGCGGCGGCAAATGGCAGTTCATAAAAG GTTCTTTACCACTCTTATACTGCAAGATCTGGTTAAAGAAGTACCTTTGGGAGTTGTAGCATCCAAATACAACTGCAATCGTGGGCAGTTGCAGTCCCTCCAACAGTCTGCTGCCACATATGCAG GTATGGTGACAGTGTTCTGTAGGCGCCTGGGCTGGAACAACATGGAGTTGCTTTTGTCACAGTACCAAACTAGACTGAGCTTTGGCATCCAGCGTGAGCTTGTGGATTTGGTAAGAGTTTCCCTTCTGACAGCTACCAGGGCTCGAGCACTTTATGCACAAGGCCTGTGCACCATTGCTGAACTTGCCAGGGCTTCAGTAGCTGATGTTGTAAAATCTTTAAGGAACGCTGTCCCATTCAAGAG CTCAAAGTGTGCAGTGGATGAGAGCGAAGTGGAGGCTGCAGAGCGCCGGAATCTCCGTTGCGTGTGGGTGAGCGGTGGGCGGGCTCTAACCGAGCAAGAAGCGGCCAATGCAATTGTGGCAGAGGCAAAGCTTCTTCTTCAGGCAGATTTGGCACAGCTGGGCATTCAGTGGGACCCAGCAACCCTCTCCTCCGATACTCTTGCTGTCCGTTCCTCACTAGAAGCTCAGACTGATGGGGATAAATGCCAACAAGAGAAAAATCCTAGAACAAATTTGGAGAAATCAGGTCTCAAGACTATCCAAAAGGAGATAAATCAAGACTTCAGCCCAAGGCAATCGGACCCAGACATTTCTTCACGTAGTCTGACAGCAGGAAAGAATGAACCGATTGGTGGATCCAAAGCTGGTGAAAcggaaaatacagaaaagatgGAAAAGAGCAATCTGAGAACCCAGAAGTGTAAAACTTTAGTTCAGGAAGGGGCCAAAAGTCAAGTTTCAAACAGAAAGGAAACCTATTCTTCTGGTGGTCCAGGAAAAAGTATAACAGAAGAATTGCCTGAGCTTGTACCCAGCCCGATGTTTCAACTCCAAAAAGCTCCTGAACCAAGTCGCCCCCTTTTACCTCTTCCTTGTTTGAGAGCGCCAAGTTCCAGGTTGGGAGATAACCCAAGTGTTAGCATAAAAGCATCAGATATTCATGACAGTGTTTGTCTGTCACCGGCACAGCCAGGAAAACTAAAGCACTCAAGGATACTACAAAAAGTCCTCCATTCCATACAAAGTGACAAAAAGCCAAAAGAGTCAACCGGACTGACTTCACATGCCTTAAATGTTGCTGAGGATACTCCTAGCCTTCCTCAAGACATTCCAACGATACAAGTTGAAATGTCAGACACTTCTCTTGCCGCCTTACCAGCAGTATTGTCACCTGACATCCAGTGGGGAAGAGTGGAGGCTACAGAAGTCAATGGCCTTTTGTCTCCTGACCTCTACGCAGAAGAACATCAAAATGAAGAAGGGCAGCAAGAGGTCCAGCGGGGAGAACTGACGTTTGGAGACAGCTTTGAATTGGACACGCAGACAGTACAGATCATTGTCCAACCACAATCGGTACACAGAGAGAGCGGAAATGGCAAAAGTCCACAGAATTTGAACAATAACGATCCAACAGAACAAATTGTGTTACAAGCTCACATGGAGCAGAAAGGCAAAGACCAAGAAGGTGCCCGACCTGGACCTTCCCTTTTCAATATTTCTCTGACAGCCAGCCAGATGGAGATCATCCTTGATACCAGTCATCAG AATGATGGTAACAGCAACGCTGCTGTTGTTCTGGAGGATCCAAACAGGAGTAGCAGCTTTTTGTTCGAAAGCTTGTATGACAATTCTTCGAGCCCAAAAGAAGCAGATCCTAACACATCAGCCTACGAGGAGCACATCAGCCCAGAGGCAGAAGGCCTCCATCCTCTGATGTCCACTTCGGAGAAACGTCGTAGTGAGCTCCTTGTCAATCAGGAAGTGGAGAAGCAAGAGGCAATCCAGTGGGGAGAGTCTTCTTTCAACCTCTCTGAGTGGGGAGACTCTTTGCTGGGGGGTGAGCATTTTCTGGCGAGACAGGATCTGGATCGATCATTTGCACTGGTTGATCCAGAAGCTCCATTGGCTGGAGAGAACCAGCCAGAGTTGTTTGCGGATAATAACCAGAATGGAGAAGATGATGAACACATCTCGTTGCCGTCAGATGATGCcatttcaaaacaattacatGCCAATGCTGCCCCACAAAGCAACCTTTATTGCAGTCCTGGTCTTCAGGAAATCTTTGATTGTTGGCCAACTATGTCTGAACAGCTTGTGCAAAACGCTACATTATCCCTCAAGCAAGTTCCTCAACCATACCGTGCACAGCCTTTGGAAAAGTCTCCTCCGTTGGTTCAGCTGAGAAGAAACTGCCAAAACCAGGACAGTACGGACTCTGAAGCAGATTCTTTTCAGGCGGAACCGTCAGAAAAAGCAACAGAGAGACCAGGTTCTGCTGCAGACTTAATACCCCCCACTCAGGAGACACCACCTGTGACACCTAGAATCAAACTAACAACTAAATCCATCCAATCGCCTCGCACTGTCCTGACACCCATTCAGTTGGCCCTAGCTGGGAAATCTTCCAAATGTTCCAGCAGTGACCTCCCCCCCGGAGATTTTCCTGACTCCCTATATACTGTGTGTAAATCACAGCAGCACACCAAGACAAGATCCAGTTCCCGACTCCAGTCTCCAAAAGCCCAAAGGCAAAATCCTTCTCCTGACAGCCGCCCACTGCGGTCTTCAGCCATGAACATGTCACCTGGCTACGAGGGCTTCTCGGTCCAGCTTTCTCAAGATGCCTCTCTCACCTCCAGCAACTCTAGCGCATTCTCCATTATCGACGTTTCAAGTGACAAGCGCCTATTCGAAACGTTTATTAAGGAATGGAAAACTAAAAAGCGCTATTCACTGGCTTTAGCTTTTGAAACTGTCAAAAACCAACAGGATCCCGAAGGagaaatgagaagaaaacatACGAAAG CACAACAGGAACTCCACACTGCAAATGGTTTTCCAGTAAGAGGCAACAAAGAACAGCTGCTGATTGGACTGTCTGTCTGTTGGGGAGCAAAAGATGCATTCTACATATCCTTTCAGCAAAAGCAGAAACAAG GTTTGAGTTTAAGTCTTGCCCCTCAGGACCTGGATGACAGTTTACCAATAGTCGAGAGGCTTGACCATGTCAAGGCCTGCCTCCGTCATCTGTCAGGTGGCACACTTATCACGTACGACATCATCCAAGTGTACAAGAAGCTAGTGTTGACTTGCGGCATCAGCTTGGAAGGAAATGTTGAAGACCCCAAG GTGGCATGCTGGCTGGTGGACCCAAGCACCGAAGAGAGGACTTTGGCCAATATGATCACAGTCTATTGTCCAGAAGACATCCCTCTTTTGGATGGTCTTGGCAACTTACATGCCCACTGTCCCCGTGTCAAGGCAGCTACCACAAGTGTGCTAGTATTCACCGTGATGAACCATCTCACCACGCTACTCGATAAAGATGGAATGCTAG ACTCCTTCAGGAGCGTGGAGATGCCTTCGCAAGTGTGTCTGGCTTTGCTGGAACTCAACGGAATTGGCTTCAGTGTGGAGGAGAGTGAGAGACAAAAGCATGTGATGCAAGCCAAATTGGCAGCGCTGGAATCGCAAGCATATGAGTTAGCGGGACACAGTTTTTCCCTCACAAGCATTGACGACATTGCAGAG GTTTTGTACTTAGAGCTACATCTGCCTCCAAACGGTGACGTGGACGCATCAAAAAGCAAGAAGACCCTCGGATCCACTCGAAGAGGTCGAGGCAGAGTTCGGCTGGGAAAGCAGTTCAGCACAGCAAAG GATGTTCTGGAGAAGCTCCGTCCTCTGCATCCCCTTCCTGGCGTCATACTGGAGTGGAGAAGGATCACCAATGCTTTGACTAAAGTCGTGTTCCCACTGCAAAGGGAGAAGCAGTACCACAATACGCTGGCCATGGATAGAATTTACCCCATCGCTCAGACCCACACAGCTACAG GACGGGTGGGCTTTACAGAGCCTAACCTACAGAACGTGCCCAAAGATTTTGATATTGACATGCCCACTTTGGTAGGAGAAAGCCCACCTTCACAAGATGGCCATCGCAAGAACGAACGCAG gaaGACGAGAAATCTTTTGGTCCCATCAACGACTCGAGCCCCGACTTTTTCTGTCAGCATGAGACACGCTTTTGTACCGTTCTCAG GCGGAATGATATTGGCGGTGGATTACTCCCAACTGGAGTTGAGGGTCCTTGCTCATCTGTCCAAAGACAGACGTCTATTACAG GTTCTGAACGGGGGCACCGACGTGTTTCGCTGTATTGCTGCCGAATGGAAAAGCGTCGACCCAGACAATGTCAAGGATCAACTCAGGCAGCAAGCCAAACAG ATTTGCTATGGCATCATTTATGGGATGGGTGCCAAGTCCTTGGGAGAGCAAATGGGCGTGGAAGAGAATGATGCAGCTTGCTATATTGAAAGTTTCAAGGCTAGATACAAAG GGATCAACTCTTTCCTCAGAGAAACAGTGAAAAAATGCACAAAGGACGGTTACGTTCAGACTCTCATGGGACGTCGAAGATACCTCCCAGGAATCACCAACACTAATCCCCATGTGAAAGCACAC GCAGAGCGTCAGGCTGTGAACACAACGGTCCAGGGTTCAGCCGCGGACATTGTTAAACGGGCCACCATCAACATTCAAAGGCAACTGAGAAAAACTTACCCAAGAGCTCCACTTTCTCACCAGCACACAATTCCAGGTATGAAAACACTCACCCACAGCGGGAATCTGTGTGACAATCATAATGTCCCCCATACAGCCAGCCATCCTCGGAGAGGCGCATTCCAAGGAGGAGCGTATTTTGTCCTCCAGCTCCATGATGAACTCATCTACGAAACTACTGAGGAGAATCTGATAACG gTAGCCCAGTTAGTAAAGAGAGAAATGGAATCAGCAGTCAAACTTTATGTGAAGCTAAAAGCCAAAGTAAAAGCAGGACCCAGTTGGGGTAATTTGCAAGACTTGGATATTTAA